From the Glutamicibacter halophytocola genome, the window AGTTGAAGGACGGCGAGCAGTTGTAGGAGAGCATCTGATCCGGGAAGTCCTTCTTGACCGCTTCGGCGAACTTGCGGGCCAGCTGAAGATCAGGGGTGCCGGTCTCCATCCAGATCAGATCCGAATATGGTGCGTAGGCCTTGGCTCGGGCGATGCATGGCTCGATGCCGTTGGTGACCTTGTAGAAGCCTTCCGGGGTGCGCTCGCCGGTGATGAACTGCTGATCGCGTTCATCAACATCCGAGGTGATCAGGGTTGCTGCTTCTGCGTCGGTGCGGGCGATGACCACGGAGGGCGTGCCAGCCACGTCGGCGGCCAGGCGGGCCGCGTTCAGGGTGCGGATATGTTGTTGAGTTGGGATCAGCACCTTGCCGCCGAGGTGGCCGCACTTCTTTTCGCTGGCCAGCTGGTCCTCCCAATGAACGCCCGAGGCGCCGGCCGCAATCATTGATTTCATCAGCTCGTAGGCGTTCAGCGGGCCGCCGAAGCCGGCCTCTGCGTCAGCGACAATCGGGACCATCCAGTCCTCGACGCTCTGGATGCCCTCGGAGAACTCGATCTGGTCGGCACGCTGCAGCGCGTTGTTGATGCGGCGGACCACCTGCGGGACCGAGTTCGCTGGGTAGAGCGACTGGTCAGGGTAGGTCTGGCCCGAGAGGTTGGCATCTGCGGCTACCTGCCAGCCCGAAAGGTAGATGGCTCGAAGTCCGGCCTTGACCTGCTGAACTGCCTGGTTGCCGGTCAATGCTCCCAGCGCGTTGGTGTAGCCGCCGGTCGGGGTTTCTTCGGTCAGCTGCTTCCAGAGCTTCTGCGAGCCGCGCTTGGCCAGTGTGTGTTCTTCCTGGACCCGTCCCTGCAGTTTCACTACGTCTGCGGCAGTGTAATCACGAGTGACCCCGCTCCAGCGAGGGTTGTTTGCCCAGTCGGTCTCGATGGCTGCGATGCGGTTGTCGATCGAGGTTTCGTTGGTGTTCTCGGTAGTCATTGACTTGGCTCCTTCGCGCAAGTTCCGGGTTCATGCTGATCGCTAGGTGATCTTGTGAACTTCTTCGTGGGAACTACTTTTCCTCAAGCGCAAGGGCTGAAATAGGGGTTTTCAATATTAAGATCTTCACTTCTTCTCAAAAATGAAAGATCTGCACTTCTTGGGGCAAGAGCGGAGGTGGACGCTGAAAATTGAGCAAATAGAGAGAAATGAATGAGAAAAAGTGTGAAATTTTAGAATGTCTTACGTGTTTTCGGGGAAGTGCACGCGCTTGAAGCCTACGGATGGGCAGCACAATGACCCCGTCTGACATGGGAACCAGCCGATGGCCCAAGGATTTGAGCCAGGATTTGATGGTGTGGCAGGTGGTGAAAACGTGAAGTCCCGGCAAGGGCGAAGTTGAACTATGTGGAGTGGTGAGTACGCCGAAAGAGGGTGAATCTACTTCTGGGGCGGTACGCGGAAGCAGGGAATCGGCGCGAAAATTCGCCGTTTTTGCCGTGGGGGCTCAGAAGAGCGCCGCCACCGTCTGTTGGCTAAGCGAGGTCGAAGGAAACGACTGCCATGACGCCGCGGCCTAAGATGCGTGGTTCTTGGGCATCCGATCCGGCGACGGTATCACGCAGGTTCACCGGCTGCTGCTCATCGCCAAGCAGCAAGGCGGCTGAACCTTGAAGCAGGATGCCGAGCTGGCCGTCGAAGAGGTGCTGTTCGCGCTTCTTCGACAACTCAACGATTCGCACCGTAGGGCGAACCTTTTGCGGATCCGCGGCAACATAAACGGTGAGCAGTTCTTCGGCGGGCTGGCTGGCTTCAACTCGGTCGCTGGTGGTGAACTTCAACGGGCGCAATGGCTCTAGGCCGTGCTGTTCGCCCTCGACGGTGAGCTCAACAAAATCACCAGCAACCAGCGTGATGACCTGGGCTGTGAGCGCAGAGAAGAAAGAAGCTTCCTTCTCAATGGAGCGGATGGATACCTGCCAGGTTGCCTCGGCTTCGGAGCTGCGCAGCAACGTTCCGTTATCGGCCAAAGTGCCGGCGGCGATGAGCCTCACCTGCCCTAGTTCCCATTGCTTCTTTGTGCTCTTGGCCAGCTCAAGAATGGATTCCGGTGCAAAAGTAGCCTGTGCTTCGCTCATGAGTCGAGTCTACTTGCCTGCGATCATGCGCAATCGCTCCACCAGTTGTGTCGTGGGCACGGATGCGTCAAGCACCAGCCAACCATGCAGCTTGGCCAGGCGGAGGTATTCGGTGCGTGCTGCCTGCAGGAATTCCAGGGGTTCCTTGTCCTCGGCTCGCGCTTCAATGCGTTGGAAAGCAAGGTGGGGATCAAGATCCAGAAGAATGACAGTTGCGTGTTCGGTGCTCTTTCGTGCCAGCCACGGCAGGAGCACGCCTGGCTTCTGGCCTCGGACTCGGCGGAGAACCAGCTGGCAATACAGATGGCGGTCCATCATCGTTAGTCCCGGGGCCTGCCCAGCAGTGAACGAGTTGCGGACAACGTTGACGAGCCGGAAGGTCGTCTCGATCAGTGACTGGATGAGCGGTGGAACCTGAATACCGGAGTTGTGCGAGAAGTTGTTTAGCCAACGTCGGCCAGCGGCATTGGCCAGTCTCCGTGCAGGAATCTGCTCGTTATTCAATTCTTGCACCAGGGTGTTGATAGCGGTGCTCTTGCCTGCTCCATCGATACCCATTACGACAAAAGTCTGTGGCGGATCATGGGCAGAGTTTTTCGCGAAGAGGACTTTTTCTGCGATGGCTGTCATGCGTGCTCCTCGTTCATGGTTGATTGACTAGTTCAACGAATGGCAGGCCTGCATGATTCCGCTGGTGTGCTGTGCATTTGGCATGAATGGCCAAAGGGTTGCTGTATTCGGAAGAACTGTAGATATTTCTGCGCGCGCGGGCTTCAATGACGCATAAAAGCTTCTTTTATCGCCAACTTCTGGAAAAGTTGCCCATTCTTCACATACTCTGGGCATGTGACTGCAACCACGTGGAACCGTGCGAAGACGCCGGAAAATGGCAATGGCTCCGGAGAGACTCCGGAGATGGATGCCATTGCCTTGGGGCGAAGGATTCGGTTCCTTCGCAAAAGCAAGCAAATGACCTTGGACGATATCTCGGCCGTGGTCGATACAGCGCCGAGCCAACTTTCCCTGATTGAAAATGGCAAGCGCGAACCCAAGCTTTCACTGCTCAAAGCGCTGGCCGGCGCCCTCGACGTCGGCGTTGACGACCTGCTGGGCACCGAACCTCCCTCACGCCGGGCCGCCTTGGAAATCGAGCTGGAACGTGCCCAGCGCGGCCCGCTCTACGAGTCTTTGGGACTGCCGACCGTACGCGTGGGCACCCGCCTTCCGATGGACGTGCTCGAGTCACTGGTAGGACTGCAACACGAACTCGAACGGCGTTTGAACGAACAGGCAGCGACCCCTGAAGAGGCTCGCCGGGCCAATACCGCTTTGCGCCACGAGATGCGGCGCCGCAATAACTATTACAAGGAAATCGAGCAGGAAGCTTCCAAGGTTCTTTCGGCAGTCGGCCATGATTCTGGTCCGCTGTCTCACCACCGAGCAGCGGATATTGCTGAACATCTAGGATTCAGCCTGCGCTTCGTGGGGAACTTGCCCCACTCCACGCGCTCGGTGACCGATCTGAAAAATATGCGGATCTACCTGACCCAGGCTAACCGGACCGAGCACGATCCGCGGTCGGTACTGTTGCAGGCTTTGGGGCATCACGTGCTGGGCCATAAGACGCCGACGGATTACTCCGATTTCCTCTCCCAGCGCGTAGCCACTAATTATTTTGCTGCAGCACTGATGATGCCGGAGAAATCAACAGTCGAGTATCTGCGCCGTGCCAAGAACAATCGCGAACTGGCCATTGAGGACCTGCGCGACGCGTTTGCCGTGTCCTATGAATCGGCAGCACACCGATTCACTAATTTGGCCACCGAGCACTTGGGCATGACCTGCCACTTCCAGAAGGTGCACGAGTCC encodes:
- a CDS encoding helix-turn-helix transcriptional regulator, which translates into the protein MDAIALGRRIRFLRKSKQMTLDDISAVVDTAPSQLSLIENGKREPKLSLLKALAGALDVGVDDLLGTEPPSRRAALEIELERAQRGPLYESLGLPTVRVGTRLPMDVLESLVGLQHELERRLNEQAATPEEARRANTALRHEMRRRNNYYKEIEQEASKVLSAVGHDSGPLSHHRAADIAEHLGFSLRFVGNLPHSTRSVTDLKNMRIYLTQANRTEHDPRSVLLQALGHHVLGHKTPTDYSDFLSQRVATNYFAAALMMPEKSTVEYLRRAKNNRELAIEDLRDAFAVSYESAAHRFTNLATEHLGMTCHFQKVHESGILHKAYENDRVNFPADHTGAIEGQSICRYWTSRVVFEQMDKFRSFEQYTDTVNGTYWCTARTERHSSGLYSLSIGVPFEHVKWFRGRDTKERCQSTCPDENCCRRPPANLSDQWFGNAWPATRANTHLLAAMPTGAFPGVDETEVYSFLQRQED
- the aceA gene encoding isocitrate lyase, which encodes MTTENTNETSIDNRIAAIETDWANNPRWSGVTRDYTAADVVKLQGRVQEEHTLAKRGSQKLWKQLTEETPTGGYTNALGALTGNQAVQQVKAGLRAIYLSGWQVAADANLSGQTYPDQSLYPANSVPQVVRRINNALQRADQIEFSEGIQSVEDWMVPIVADAEAGFGGPLNAYELMKSMIAAGASGVHWEDQLASEKKCGHLGGKVLIPTQQHIRTLNAARLAADVAGTPSVVIARTDAEAATLITSDVDERDQQFITGERTPEGFYKVTNGIEPCIARAKAYAPYSDLIWMETGTPDLQLARKFAEAVKKDFPDQMLSYNCSPSFNWKKHLDDATIAKFQRELGAMGFSFQFITLAGFHALNHSMFDLATGYAKDGMSAYVELQEREFASEAAGYTATKHQREVGTGYFDAISTALNPNASTLALVGSTEEGQFH
- a CDS encoding HutD family protein, producing the protein MSEAQATFAPESILELAKSTKKQWELGQVRLIAAGTLADNGTLLRSSEAEATWQVSIRSIEKEASFFSALTAQVITLVAGDFVELTVEGEQHGLEPLRPLKFTTSDRVEASQPAEELLTVYVAADPQKVRPTVRIVELSKKREQHLFDGQLGILLQGSAALLLGDEQQPVNLRDTVAGSDAQEPRILGRGVMAVVSFDLA